GTAGGCCTGCACCGCCAGCGCCTGCACCTGCCGTTCGACTTCGGCATCCAGGCCCGACGGACACAAGTACTGGGTATCGTCAGTAAAGTACTTATTTTGATAGTCGTAGTTGGCCTCGGGCGCGACGATGCGGATCACCGGCAGCGCTTCGGCGGTGTCGCCCTCGCCCACCACCGGGCAGGTCAACTCGGCGCCGTCGACAAAGGTCTCGGCGATGACGTCGTTGTCCAGCGCTGCGGCCTTGTCGAAGGCGGCGCGCATCTGGTCGGCGGCGGTGACCTTGGTCAGGCCGATCGACGAGCCCTCGCGCGCCGGCTTGACGATCAGCGGCAGGCCCAGGTCCGCCACCACGGCATCAAAGTCGGTGTCTGCGTGCAGCATGGCGAAGCGCGGCGTGGCCAGGCCGTGCGTCATCCACAGGCGCTTGGTGGCCTGCTTGTCCATGGCCAGCGCCGAGGCCAGCACGCCGCTGCCGGTGTACGGCACGCCCAGTTGCTCGAGCAGGCCCTGGATGGTGCCGTCTTCGCCGTAGCGGCCGTGCAGCGCGATGAAGACGCGGTCGAAACCGGCCGCCGCCAGTTCGGCCACGCCCTGCAGGCCGGGGTCGAAGCCGTGCGCGTCGACGCCGCGCGACTGCAGCGCGGCCAGCACGCCGTTGCCGGACATCAGCGAGATCTCGCGCTCGGCCGAGCGCCCGCCCAGCAGCACGCCGACCTTGCCCAGCGACCTGGGATCGATATTGGGATGGGCGACGAAGCTCATGCCTGGCTCCCTTGCAGCGCTTGCTGGTGCGACACCAGTTGCCCCGGCACGCCGCCGATCGAACCCGCGCCCATGGTCACGACCACATCGCCGGGCCGTACGGCATTCAGGATGGCCTGCGGCATTTCTTCCATCTGCTCCACGAAAACAGGTTCGACCTTGCCGGCCACGCGCAGCGCGCGGGTCAGCGCACGGCCGTCGGCGGCCACGATCGGCGCCTCGCCGGCGGCATAGACCTCGGACAGCAGCAGGGCGTCGACCGTGCCCAGCACCTTGACGAAGTCTTCAAAGCAATCCCGCGTGCGGGTGAAACGGTGCGGCTGGAACGCCAGCACCAGGCGGCGTTCGGGGAACGCCCCGCGCGCCGCGGCCAGCGTCGCGGCCATTTCCACCGGGTGATGGCCGTAGTCGTCCACCAGCGTGAAGGTGCCGGCGCCGTCGGGCGTAGCCACCTCGCCGTAGCGCTGGAAGCGGCGGCCAACGCCGTGGAACTCGCGCAGCGCCTTGACGATGGCGGCATCGGGCACTTCCAGCTCGGTCGCGATGGCGATCGCCGCCAGTGCGTTCTGCACGTTGTGCAGGCCGGGCAGGTTCAGCACGATCTCCAGCGGCGGCTCGGTATGGCCGTTGAGCTGGCGCAGCACGGTAAAGTGCATCTGGCCGTCGACCGCGCGCGCATCCACGGCGCGGATCTGCGCGTCTTCGGCAAAGCCGTAGCGCACCACCGGCTTGGACACGAACGGCAGGATCTCGCGCACGTTCGGGTCGTCCACGCACAGCACCGCGATCCCGTAGAACGGCAGCCGCTGGGTGAATTCGATGAACGCCTGCTTGAGCCGGGCGAAGTCGTGCCCGTAGGTGTCCATGTGGTCGGCATCGATATTGGTGATGACCTCGATGACCGGGAACAGGTTCAGGAACGAGGCATCCGACTCGTCGGCCTCGGCCACGATGAAATCGCCGGTGCCCAGGCGCGCGTTGGCGCCGGCCGAGTTCAGCCGGCCGCCGATGACGAAGGTCGGATCGAGGCCGCCTTCGGCCAGCACCGATGCCACCAGGCTGGTAGTGGTGGTCTTGCCGTGCGTGCCGGCGATGGCCACGCCCTGCTTCAGCCGCATCAGTTCGGCCAGCATCACCGCGCGCGGCACCACCGGGATGCGCTGGCTGCGCGCGGCCAGTACTTCGGGGTTGTCGCCGCTGACGGCGGTCGACACCACCACCGCGTTGGCGCCGCTCACGTTGGCGGCGTCATGGCCGTGCATGACGGTGGCGCCCAGCGACGCCAGGCGCCGCGTGGCGGCGTTGTTGCCCACGTCCGAGCCCGAGACCTTGTATCCCAGGTTCAGCAGGACCTCGGCGATGCCGCTCATGCCGGCGCCGCCGATGCCCACGAAGTGGATGTTCTTGACGATATGCTTCATTGGATTGCTGCTTCGCTCACTTCAGTCCCTGGCCAGCTCGCTGCACACCTCAGCGACGCGCCGGGTTGCCTCAGGCTTGGCCAGTCCGCGCGCCAGGCGCGCCATGTCCTTCAGCTGCGGCCGGGTCAGGCTGGCGATGGTCTGCGCCAGGCCCTCGGCCGTCAGGTCGTTTTGCTGCACCAGCAGGGCCGCGCCCTGGCTGGACAAAAACTTTGCGTTGGTGGTCTGGTGATCATCCACGGCGTGCGGGAACGGCACGAACAGCGCCGCCACGCCCGCCGCGGCCACTTCCGACACCGTCATCGCGCCGGCGCGGCAGATCACCAGGTCGGCGTCGGCATAGGCCCGCGCCATGTCGTCGATGAACGGCAGGGTCTGCGCCGGCACCCGCGCCGCCGCGTAGTTGGCGCGCAGCGTGTCGATCTGCCTGGCGCCGGCCTGGTGCGTCACCACCGGGCGCTCGCCCTCCGGCAACAGCGCGATGGCCTTTGGCACCACGTCATTCAGCGCCGCGGCGCCCAGGCTGCCGCCCACCACCAGGATGCGCAGCGGGCCGGTGCGCTGGTCGTAGCGCGACTCGGGCGCATCCAGGTGCGCCAGTTCCTCGCGCACCGGGTTACCGGTCCATTCGCCGCCGGGCAGCGTGTCAGGGAATGCGCACAGCACGCGGTCGGCCACCTTGGCCAATACCTTGTTGGCCAGGCCGGCGATCGAATTCTGCTCGTGCAGCACCAGCGGCCGCCCCAGCAGCGAGGCCATCATGCCGGCCGGGAAGGTGATATAGCCGCCCATGCCCAGCACCACGCTCGGACGCACCCGCCGCAGCGCGGCGATGCTTTGCCAGAACGCGCGCAGCAGGTTCAGCGGCAGCAGGAACTTGGTCACCAGCCCCTTGCCGCGCAGCCCGCCGAACTGGATGAACTCCATCGGAATGTCGTGCTTCGGCACCAGCGTGGCTTCCATGCCGGTGCGGTTGCCCAGCCAGACGATGTTCCAGCCCTGCTCGCGCAACGCATGCGCGACCGCCAGCCCGGGGAATACATGTCCCCCGGTGCCGCCGGCCATCACGAGCAGGGTGCGCGGCTGGGTCATACCTTCCCTCCGCGCATCAATACCCGATTCTCGTAATCGATCCGCAGCAAGATGGCCAGCGCCACGCAATTCATCAGAATCCCCGAGCCGCCATAGCTGACCAGCGGCAGCGTCAGCCCCTTGGTCGGCAGCAGGCCCAGGTTCACGCCCATGTTGATAAAGGTCTGCCAGCCGATCCAGACGCCGATGCCCTTGGCCACCAGGCCGGCGAAAGTACGGTCCAGCTGCAGCGCGGTGCGGCCGATATTGAAGGCGCGGCGCACCAGCCAGTAGAACAGCACGATCACCACCAGCACGCCGATAAAGCCGAATTCCTCGCCGATCACGGCGAGGATGAAGTCGGTATGCGCCTCGGGCAGGTAGTGCAGTTTTTCGATGCTGCCGCCCAGCCCGACCCCGGTCCATTCGCCGCGGCCGAAGGCAATCAGCGAGTGCGTCAGCTGGTAGGCTTTGCCCAGCGCGTTGCTTTCTTCCCATGGATTCAGGTAGGCGAAGATCCGCTCGCGCCGCCAGGGCGACGCGGTGATCAGCAGCGCGAACGCGCCCACTGCCACCCCCACCAGCCCGGCGAAGAGCTTGCCGTTGATGCCACCGAGGAACAGGATGCCCATCGCCACCGCGGCAATCACCAGGAACGCGCCCATGTCGGGCTCCAGCAGCAGCAGCATGCCCACCACCACCACCGCCACGCCCATCGGCAGGAAGCCCTTGGACACGGTCTGCATCCATTCCTGCTTGCGCACCGTGTAGTTGGCGGCGTACAGCACCACCGCCAGCTTCATCAGCTCGGACGGCTGGAAATTCATCACGCCCAGCGGAATCCAGCGGCGCGCGCCGTTGACGCCCTTGCCCACGAACGGCACCAGCACGATCACCAGCAGGATCAGCGCGACGATAAAGAGCTTGGGCGCATAGCGGTCCCAGACCTTGACCGGCACCTGGAACGCCGCCAGCCCGACCGACAGCCCGATCCCCAGCGCGAACGCATGGCGCAGCAGGAAGTGGCTTTCGCGATAGTTGGCGTAGCGCGGCGAGTCCGGCAGCGCGATCGACGCCGAGTAGACCATTACCAGGCCGAGCGCGAGCAGCACGATCGAGACCCACAGCATGGGCTGGTCGTACTCCATCATGCGCGAGCGGGTCGGCTTGACGCCCGACACCGCGTCGCGCAGGCCGCCCCAGGCATTGCCGATGGTGGCGCCGATAAAACCGCTGCGCTTGACCTGTGCGTCGCTCATGGCAGGATCCCCCGGGACAGGGCCAGTTCTTCCACCGCGCCGCGGAACACCTCGGCGCGATGCACGTAGTTGCGGAACATGTCGAGGCTGGCGCACGCCGGCGACAGCAGCACCGCGTCACCGGCTTCGGCCAGCCCGGCGGCCTGCGTCACGGCCTCTTCCAGCGTGGCGGCGTCGACCAGCGTGGCGCCGCTGCCCTGCAGCGCATCGCGCAGCTCGGCCGCCGCGCGGCCGATCAGCACCACCGCGCGCGCGTACTGCGCCACCGGGGCGGCCAGCGGCGAGAAATCCTGCCCCTTGCCCTCGCCCCCGGCGATCAGCACCACGCGCTTGTCCAGGCCCGACAGCGCGGCCACGGTGGCGCCCACGTTGGTGCCCTTG
The window above is part of the Cupriavidus taiwanensis LMG 19424 genome. Proteins encoded here:
- a CDS encoding D-alanine--D-alanine ligase, which translates into the protein MSFVAHPNIDPRSLGKVGVLLGGRSAEREISLMSGNGVLAALQSRGVDAHGFDPGLQGVAELAAAGFDRVFIALHGRYGEDGTIQGLLEQLGVPYTGSGVLASALAMDKQATKRLWMTHGLATPRFAMLHADTDFDAVVADLGLPLIVKPAREGSSIGLTKVTAADQMRAAFDKAAALDNDVIAETFVDGAELTCPVVGEGDTAEALPVIRIVAPEANYDYQNKYFTDDTQYLCPSGLDAEVERQVQALAVQAYRVLGCRGWARADVMLRADGTPFLLEMNTSPGMTGHSLVPMAARAVGISYEDFVLQVLAAATLDLHPNEHWKPE
- the murC gene encoding UDP-N-acetylmuramate--L-alanine ligase, whose product is MKHIVKNIHFVGIGGAGMSGIAEVLLNLGYKVSGSDVGNNAATRRLASLGATVMHGHDAANVSGANAVVVSTAVSGDNPEVLAARSQRIPVVPRAVMLAELMRLKQGVAIAGTHGKTTTTSLVASVLAEGGLDPTFVIGGRLNSAGANARLGTGDFIVAEADESDASFLNLFPVIEVITNIDADHMDTYGHDFARLKQAFIEFTQRLPFYGIAVLCVDDPNVREILPFVSKPVVRYGFAEDAQIRAVDARAVDGQMHFTVLRQLNGHTEPPLEIVLNLPGLHNVQNALAAIAIATELEVPDAAIVKALREFHGVGRRFQRYGEVATPDGAGTFTLVDDYGHHPVEMAATLAAARGAFPERRLVLAFQPHRFTRTRDCFEDFVKVLGTVDALLLSEVYAAGEAPIVAADGRALTRALRVAGKVEPVFVEQMEEMPQAILNAVRPGDVVVTMGAGSIGGVPGQLVSHQQALQGSQA
- the murG gene encoding undecaprenyldiphospho-muramoylpentapeptide beta-N-acetylglucosaminyltransferase; amino-acid sequence: MTQPRTLLVMAGGTGGHVFPGLAVAHALREQGWNIVWLGNRTGMEATLVPKHDIPMEFIQFGGLRGKGLVTKFLLPLNLLRAFWQSIAALRRVRPSVVLGMGGYITFPAGMMASLLGRPLVLHEQNSIAGLANKVLAKVADRVLCAFPDTLPGGEWTGNPVREELAHLDAPESRYDQRTGPLRILVVGGSLGAAALNDVVPKAIALLPEGERPVVTHQAGARQIDTLRANYAAARVPAQTLPFIDDMARAYADADLVICRAGAMTVSEVAAAGVAALFVPFPHAVDDHQTTNAKFLSSQGAALLVQQNDLTAEGLAQTIASLTRPQLKDMARLARGLAKPEATRRVAEVCSELARD
- the ftsW gene encoding putative lipid II flippase FtsW — encoded protein: MSDAQVKRSGFIGATIGNAWGGLRDAVSGVKPTRSRMMEYDQPMLWVSIVLLALGLVMVYSASIALPDSPRYANYRESHFLLRHAFALGIGLSVGLAAFQVPVKVWDRYAPKLFIVALILLVIVLVPFVGKGVNGARRWIPLGVMNFQPSELMKLAVVLYAANYTVRKQEWMQTVSKGFLPMGVAVVVVGMLLLLEPDMGAFLVIAAVAMGILFLGGINGKLFAGLVGVAVGAFALLITASPWRRERIFAYLNPWEESNALGKAYQLTHSLIAFGRGEWTGVGLGGSIEKLHYLPEAHTDFILAVIGEEFGFIGVLVVIVLFYWLVRRAFNIGRTALQLDRTFAGLVAKGIGVWIGWQTFINMGVNLGLLPTKGLTLPLVSYGGSGILMNCVALAILLRIDYENRVLMRGGKV